The genomic segment TCTTTTCTAATTCTGTTCCTTCTTCGTATATTAATCAGCTTACTAGTTGCTAACATCGGTTCGTTTGTTTCCCCAAAGGTGTCGAACAATGGTTGGGCTGAAGGTGAGTGCAAGGGCAAAGCAGGTTGGTTCCCATTTGGGTATGTAGAAAGACGAGAACGTATTCTTGCAACCAAGGTAGCTGAAGTTTTCTGAACACTGTATGCCGACTGCAAATTTGGCATTATGACTGTATGCAGTTGTGGTTGGCATTGTCGGTTCCATGCAAAGTGCAGAATCTCCTGTGCATCTGACTGTCGCTAGTGCCTTTGTGTTTGCATTTGTAATGGTGTAATCAGATTCTTGCAGTAAAGAATGCTTGTTTtggctttcttcttctttcaatttGGGCTTCCGTCTATTTGCCTACAATATGTCTTTCTTTTCTGCAGCAGAATGCGGATCACGGATCTTTTTTTTGCTAATCTTAGGGCAGATTAGAAGAAATCACTTCGTATTGTTTCTCTGTTGAGAATTGAATGTTGGTCTCCCATGGTATTCTTTCCACCTTATTGACCACTGGGCCATACCCTTGGGTGCCACAACCGTTTCTTCTTAGATAAATTATATGGCAAGCATTAATGCACTTTCATGTTTCAAACCATTTCTCTGTTAGTCCTCCATAGTGTGACTTTACATAGTAGTTCTGAGGTTGAACTGCAGTTTGTGGTCTACTGTGAAATGCCTATGATGGAGCAGCAATTTTCTGGACAGAGCACTGTAAAGGAGCATTACTTTAAGGTTTATTAACATGCTCTGAAATTCACTCTTGTTGTCTAAGCAGAATTGTCAAACTAATTCAGAACTGCAAATAAACTTCCCAATGACTATCAAAATACAGATACCATCTAGCCCGTATTATAGAAGTGTTAAAGTCAATAATAATTCAATTTGAAACTTGTAAAACCGTACACTCTTTAGTTTATGGAGTGCTACGTTTTAACTTATACTCTTATATCTGTTTCTACTTGCAACAAATTAGTTTTTGATCTCTTGAGTGAAGTGGAAGTGGGCCTGATATGTTGAACTAGGGTGTTCGGTCGATATGGTGCGAGTTTTAGACATTCTAGTTTCGTGCTTAGATTTTATTAAAACAGTATATCAATGCCAACCTAATTAAATTTGGTATGGTTTTGCATTCTCTTTTGTTTTCGGTTTGTTCAGTTCGATAACTTTGATTTATTCAATGTGATTAGGGAATCATGactttcttttttgtctttaaGAGGTAAAATCAATTCTTGAACAAAACACTAATAGATCAAAGAAAGTCCTTTGGGGGCTTTTAATTTTCCAGAGATTGAGAGAGTGAAAAGGCATGCAAttgcaggaatgcccttattttggggtggtctttaatttttatctattaaattggtggtctttaatctTTGACCTTCATTAGAATTCTTTggtttcaggttcgaacccccgctcagtcattttttttaaaaaaaattgcaatgtAGAGTTTGCATTCCCTTGGCAGTGATTTGCCTACAAAACTCTGcctcaggcagaattttgctACCTTCACAGTCAAACTTTACCTGATCCGGTAGAGTTTACAGTCAAACTTTACCTAATCAGGCAGAGTTTAAGTCAAACTCAGGTAGAGTTTTGAGGCAAACTCTACGAGTTTTGGCATGCCTGAAGCAAAACTATGCCTCAaagcctaactttgctacaaaattctgccttgcgaaattgtctatttttttatttttttttacttgccggggttcgaaccccaaacctcatggtattaagcgagagagacaaaaattaaagatcacccatttgaggggcaaaaattaaagaccaaaggcatttgaagggcactccGAACAAAAAATGTACTTTTAAACTGGACTACCATCAgttctaaaataaatatagaaatgtgaaaataatggaaAACCAAATTTGAATTAAAGGGGTAGTAAATATTTAAATTGGATCAGAACTTTTacattgagaaaaaagaaaaattaaagataattcaaagttttaatttaatttctcaCTATCACAATATTCCATCTTGTATTTACCAATCAGTGACATGAGGATTGCACTAATGATAAAGAAAGTAAGGTTTTAggcattttattttatgttataatCTAAAATATGTGTATCGTGTATGTAAATATGTATTTCGATACGATATATGTATTTCGTTATTGAATTTGGTGCCGAATATTAACTATTTAAAAGTTTAAACGAATATCATATCGAATACCGATTTTTTCTTATCTCAATTTGATAATTTGGTATATGCCTGTCACAACACAATTTACCTAAATCATGATGACACCTACACCCCAACTCGGTAAGCACCAGCTACATACATAAACCAATTCCATTATTAAGAAACAATGATTAAGCATTTGAAGAGAGTCACTAAGTCGTAATATGAAATCGTAATGTCATCAGTGTAGAAAATTCATAAAAACCTCAAGAATGGAGAGATGTGTAACGACCCAACATCGTTTTGAGTTCTATGACCCCTTGTCATattggtgggggtggggggggggggagggggaagaTGATGTTAACTGTAAACTTATAAAAATGAAGATGAATATGAATCTTCAATTGGGATTTAGGTCTCCTGTATGGTAGCATGTGGTCACTCACTTTGTGCGCTCTTTTGCGTGCATTATTTCACCATTTTCATATCGACTATACTTTAATATAGGTGGTTCGTTTGTGCAAATGAATGGAAAAAGCACTTTTTAGTAGTCCTATTAACAGTAATTTATCAACTCTGAACTGTCTTTATCTTGGGTTTATTAAAAAACAGAGCTATCAAGCTGATAGTATTCATCTACTGAAACTAAGCTTAACAATAATTGAGCTACAAGTTGAAGGCTTTTTTGGGATGAATCATGGGTCTAGTCTCAAGGCCGAGCATATCAAAAATACACCGAGGAATCTAGGGGACGAAAGTATCTTGGGACTTAGTTCTAAGCGTACGTCTAGGCATTACGTGAGTTTTTATCTTGCGGCGCAAGTCCAGAAAATCTCTCCAAATCAGAATTAAGATTATTaaacaaatttttaatttaataacaAAAACCAGCTTGTTATTTAATACTTAAAAGTcaatctattttatttttagccTCTCATTTCTAttctctctcttcatcttctaCAGGGTAAAGAGGAAACTAATCAGTTTGATAACTACAAAGTAAAATGTATCATCATCCGTCATCACAACTTCTATTATGATTGTATGTAACttctttgcttctttttttcaagttttgttTTGCTCTTTGAAGTTAAGATGTTAAATTTTAACTCAATTTTTTCCAACGTCCAGTTAATTTTTTGGATGAACAATTCTAATTAGTAAGAGTCAATTGTTGATTCTTAGTAGAACTTTAAGATTAATCAGTGCCATATACACTtccacttatttatattttcttgaaatttctacgcaaatttatcttttttaatatatattctacTATATTAATTACTctataaaatagtaaaaattaaaaaatccatGAGCCTTATGCCTCGCGCGTGTCATATAAGGAGCGTCCCCCACCTTTATAAGCTGAAAGATACAGGCAAATCTAGAGGACGACCCATAAAAACTCCCATAATTTAATCGATTCATCACTTAATTCCCTTTCTTACTTCATATAAGTTGCAATGACTCTATCTTGTGAAAACTGGAAACTCTTGAAAATTCTCAGACTACCATACAATGAATAGAACGATtctggagagagagagaaagaggagggGGGGGTGGATGTGGGACTGGGAAAAAGAATGAGAGAAAAGAGGGGGAATAAATATATTACAAAGTATCCAGAAAGTGCAATTTATAAAAGACAGCACTTCCTCAAGACTCGTCAAGAACTGTTCAAGCTTTGATACCCTGACTTTGGCTGTCCTTCAGGATCTCCACATACGTTTTTACTTGACTTTGATTAATCTCAAATGTGAATGTAAGTTCCCTTACCTGCAATTTCAGCGGTAGGATCAAAACATTAGAGATATCCTGATGGACATTGCAgattaaaaaaacaagaaacatcTCTGCTAAAATAatctaccccccccccccacacacccCACACCCCAACCCAGCAACCAAAAAAAGACCCTTGCATGAAAAGATAACATTATTCAGCATGCATAATGCCATTTTGTCAAAAAAGCTTCTACTTCTGTTTTCAGCTTGTTCAGTTAATAAGCTCAACATTAACTTCCACGGGCTTTTTTCTTGCCCCCCCGACCCAAAACCAAGCAATGGCTTTTCCCGCTTCCCCATGTGGTGACTCGAAGTCTCGAACCCCCAACCTCATGGTTGGAGGTGGAAGGTCCTTTCCAATAGGTTATCCCTCTCTAGTTTTGCCAAACAACAGGTTTTTATGCAAGCATTGGCTGAATTATCACAGGCCTCGTTAGAAAATTTGAGTGGGATATTGTTGTTGGTCCACATGTTCCAGTATCGTACACAATAGCTTTACTTCTTTGCATTTCTCTCTACTTATCACATTAAAAAGAAGAGGAGACTCCTTTTCATTTCTCTCTATGTATGTAGCAAATCTCATacagtataatcttgttataaagaATAATTTGCACTCCAATATATGCATTAAGTTTACATAATGTGCATaccaaatataaatattaaatacGGAGCATCAGAAATTCATTCTGTATAGACCAGATATATACAAGACACAATCTTATGAACTATCATGCTCACTACACGCATTAGATTCtgatatgccaaattttcatcCATTCTGCCTGTCACTCAACCTGGAGTGGTTCATTGCCGAAAAGGTAAGGTCTATATTCACAAATGATTATTCTATTATGGTATGGACTTACCGCACTAATTTTATGCAAAATAGAATTATGAAAGTCAACTTGCACGCACTTGCCTTTGAATTGAGTGGCACAGGTGATTTAGCAGATTGTTCAAAatcaacaacatacccagtgaaaccCCACGAAGTGGGGGCTGGGGAGGGTGGAGTGTatacagaccttacccctaccttgggaggtagagacgTGTTTCTGGTAGACCATCAGCAAATTgttcaaaatcagaagtcaGAACCATAATTAGCTTCTAACCACGCCAACATATTCAACATAAAACTTTCATTGATTGGAAAGTTTTCTTTTCCAACGAAGTAATTTTCACTTGAAATAGCAAAAGCTCAAACAGCTCCAGATGCCCGCCCATAAATTCAATATTACAGAGGCCTGAACCGTAGCTGTTTGAAACAAGAAAAGGATAAGGGTGACTAAACGGTTCTAAAGCGATCATCCCGGTTTCAATAATAACCACCAGACGATTACCTAGGCTTGATATACTTGATCAAAAAAGAATGATTATCTAGGCTTGAGTTTAGGTAACTCAGTCGTCACCTGCTAGTCCCAAACTGGAAATGAGTCTCtcataaaatgataaatatagcgaTTAACTAGGTCATGACTCATGTGATAAGCTAAATTAAAGAACAAGCTAATAAGATAGGTAACTCATCAATGAGGTAAGAATAAGCAATTTTGTGTCATATAAGAAGCATACCTCAATGAAGGAACCAGAAGTCAGGGTTAGACTCTGTTTCCGAAGTACTTCTTTGCCATTCACATGAATTGGATATTTTCCAACGTTCCGCAAATGGAATAGTCCATGCATGTCCATCTTTATAATTGCCTAATCAAGTAATTCATATAATTGCGTCAGTCCATGGACACATAACTGTACATCACATTTTCAGGCATACAAGAGTGCAAATTGTTTCTAGGATTTAAAAATAGAGATAGTTGCATTTTTGGTCCTCCAGGTATTGgtaaattttgattttgttcCTTGAAATATTTGACTaagcatatttttttatttttttttgagatggTAACAAAATATTTGACTAAGCAtatttaatctttaattaaCTAAAATGTGTATTCCGGACCCTCTACATAGGGAAATATGTGACTTTTACACTATCACTAGAACTATATTACCTTCAAATATGGAGTAACaatgaaaatttagcatacaatatTGATAATTAAATGGTTATAATTCATTAAAATTTCTGAAGCGTCATATTCAGAGGgatcaaaattcaaaagtgcactaatcaattaattgaaggttaaatgcatttcaccaaaaatcacAAGGACTAAAATTAGAATATGTTGATACTTGAGGGActtcaaattcacaaaaaaaaaataaaaaaaaaatcaaggtcAATTGTTCGATCAACTATTTCATTATATGCTAGGCAAATGAAACCAACTCagaaatataaaactaaacGAATAACTAAAAGGGACCATTGATTAATACAGCTGAGTCCAAGCTGAACGTACCTGTCGCCTAGAAATTTTATTATTACGACCTTCTCTGCCCAAGTCGATGTCAACTTTAACATCTTCAGATGCTCTTCCCAGCAGCACCTGAACCCATAAATCCATGTTTGAATTTCTGTAAAACCTTTGAAGCTCAACGGAAGGCaatgcaaaaacaaaaattggAAGCTAGACTGTAACAGCTATTTAACACTTTTGGCAACCTCATAAATACTCTTAAATATTTGAGTCACTGATTCAGCGTTTCCAGCTTTTGCCTTCAACCTTTGACATAGCAATAAAAATTGCAACATTAAACTAGGAGTAAACCATACTTCGAGTATGGACATCTTGCAACAGAAAATATAGCTCACTATTTCCTGATTTCCTCTCATTTGTTCGGTTTCCATATAGTTATCAAGCAGAGAAAAGAGGAAGTCTACTTGGCAAAATGAACATACCTACATTAAGGACAATCATTCAGAAGCCACGCACAATGTAGCTCTCTGAAGTTTTTTTGATTAGGCTGATTCCCCGCCATGTCTTCACATTTCAGTTGGGCATTTTTCCCTAACCTCTTCTTtatcccctttttttctttctaatttggGGGGATGAGGGGGAGGGACTTGGGAAGAAAAGTATATCTAGAAGCTAAATCCTAAAAAGGTCTTTAAGAGCAAACATCTTTAAAAGACGTGCTTAAGAAAAACATCAAAATGAAGTGAacatactacatacatacaacaacatacacagtgaggtcccacaagtggggtctggggaggatggggtgtacacagaccttacccctacctttgtggggtagagaggctgtttccaacAGACCCTCGGCTTAGGAAAAAAGGGAATCGTTTTTCAAAACAGTTTTGAAAAAATGCAAGAGTAAATAAGTTACAATAAAAAATATTGCAgaaagaaaatacatatatatctagaaaaatttatctattcatttatttactttcttgtggcaaaaaataaatataaaacacAAATAATAACTATGAACAGGggaattgaaaaatattgtAATTAAGTGTGTGCATAGCAAGAGTAAATCAATCAAGTTTAGAGACTACATCAAATTAcgattcaacaacaaaacacgCAGTTTAAGTTAAAAAGGTCTATTGGGGGCTAGTATATTGTAATTAAGTGTGTGCATAGCAAGAGTAAATCAATCAAGTTTAGAGACTATCAAATTActattcaacaacaaaacatgCAGTTTAAGTTAAAAAGATATATTGGGGGCTAGTATTACAAGTGGATTGTATACCTTTTCGAAGTGCAATCGGTTGACTAGGAGGAGACAAGCTTGCAGTAGGTGCAGGGTTCGATGTAGGCTGTGAATCATCTGAGTCTGATGCTGGATGCGGATGACGATGATAAGTCGGGAGTGGTGGTACTGTGGttggatatgcataagtaatCATAGATTCCTCAAAGGTCGGTTTAGGTAAGACCTCAGATATCAGGATTATCAGAAGATGTAACGTAAGGTCGAGATTCAAAAACTGTGACATCGACTGACATGATACTGATGAAGATTTGGTGAGAAGCAACAATACCCCTTTTGAACCAGAGAATAACCGAGAAACACACATTTTAGAGCACGAAGGACTAATTTATGAACAGAACATATGCTCCCACAGACACAAGGGGGAAGAGAGTACTATAACAATACTTACTAAGGAATCAGATTTTACATAGAAGAAGAGGGCATCCGTTTAATTAACTAGCAAGACGTGAGAATTGCATCGCCCCGTTATGCCTTTGTATCATCTTTGTCCTCTGTTCTCGTCCTTAGTCCCTAAGTGTACAAGTGAAGCACTTTCTCATCCAGGATGGGAATAGGCTATGATTGACGAGATGTCTGCTTTACATACGAGTGGTAATTGGGAGCTTATTCTCTTCCTTCAAGTAAATCTGTTGTTGGTTGTCGTTGGGTTTATGAAGTCAGAGTTGGTCCGAACGGTAAAGTTGATCGACTTAAGGCTCGCCTTGTTGCCAAGGGGTATGCGTTAGGCTTGCAATGATACTCTCTCCCGTGGATAAAATAGCATTTGTCCGTCTTTTCTATCCATTCCGTAATTGGCCTCTTTATCTATTAGATATTAAGAATGTTTTACTCCCACGATGACCATGACGATGAAGTTTATATGGAGTAACCACCTGATTTTGTTGCTCAGGGGGAGTACAGTAACCTTGTATGTCGATTGCACTTCGAAAAGGTATATAATCCACTCGTAATCCTAACCCCCATTACACCTTTTTAAACTATCATAGTCAAATGAAAACATTGGAATTATTATTAAGATGTAGGCCTTATACTCAGGTCATCCCCAAgagaggaagtttcaagtatctggGTCGGTAATCCAAGATAATGGGGAGATTGACGAGGATGTCGCACATCATATTGGGAcggggtggatgaaatggaggctcacATCCGGTGTTTTGTGTGATAAAAATGTGCGGCCAAGACTTAAAGATAAGTTCTacagagtggtggttagaccgactatgttATATGGAACGGAATGTTAGCCAGTCAAGGACTCCCATGTCCAGAAGATGAGAGTAGTAGAGATGAGAAtgctgagatggatgtgtgggcatgcCAAGAGAGATAAGATTAGGAATGAGGATTTTTGGGCCAAGGTGGGAGTGGTCCCTATGGATAAGATGCAGGAAGTGAGGTTGAGATGGTACAAGCATGTGAAGAGGACATGTGCAGATGCCCCGGTAAGGGGAACTGCGTGGTTGGCCGTAGTGGGCTTGAGAAGGGATAGAGGTAGACCTAAGAAGTATTGGGGTGAGGTGATTAGGCAAGACATGGCACAACTTCAGTTCACCGAGGGTGTGGAGGTAGAGAattaggatagaaggttagtaggtagtcgGGCTTATTTCTTTTCCATTCCCGGGGTATTAGTattattcttgtatttttgtATTCTTAGATTTCTATTACTACCTGTTGTTTCTTTAGCCTTGGTTGTTGTattatcttgttgttgtttatgattGTTTTTACTCCTGTTTCCGCTTTCTTTGAGCCGAAGATCTAtcgaaaacaaactttttactTTCTCAAGGTAAGGCTAAGGTCTGCaccctaccctccccagaccccaacttgtgggattacactgggtttgttgttgttgtttatgcaTATCTACATTGATCCACTAagctttatttatatttatattctacacagtatatttatatttatattctacACAGTacgtaataattattttatatgtaGGACACTATATACATTAATAGCATGTTTAGCCAAGCTTATGGGAggccaaaagtgcttattttaaaaaagtgaggtgtttggccaagcttttagggGAAAATAATTGCTTATAGGGAGTAGTAGAAgctgtttttcagaagctaaaaaagtagtttttctccaaaagtacttttttgaaaagcacttttgagaaaatacactttttaaaagcttgaccGAACACTAATTGTTgttcaaaagtgtttttcaattTGATCAGTCAAACACAAAATGCTTCtcaccaaaagtacttttttaaaagcacttttcaaaataaactgattttagaagcttggccaaacatgcTATAATATTCTAACAGTTTTCAAAGATGTGATGCACAGGTTGGCAGTTGTGAAACCATGGTGAGTGAAGGTGTTAAAAAGGGATGAGATGAGGTAGACCTAAAATCACAAGGACGGAAGTTGTCTCCAAAGACCTACAATCTGTTGGAATCCATGTCGGCTTAGCAAGTAGAGGGCATAATAGAAGTAATAGATATATAAAGGTGATATAAATCGTGCACGGAGACACTATCCGAGGTGAGTAAGCAAAAATCGAGGCAGTTGTGGTTAGCGCATGTCACATGAAGGCGTGTGCTCTAACCTCACGAGTGTGCATACATGCACACTTGAGCCTCATCGGCAAAGGGGATGCCTAAAAGCTTGCATGAAATTTTGCACTAGTCATGTTCATTTTTTCATTAATCAAAACATAATTTTCTCCCAAATTGCAACTTATCTTTATTCATTTAGTCTTTTGCATCCAGAAGTGATAAATCCTAAGAAAAGAGATCTTTAACAAAGGACAGCAATGTTGCAACTTCATCCGAGAACATCGGTTGTGATGGTGAGTTGTGAATCGGAAGAGGAGGAAAATCATTCGGATTGTGATCTCAAATTGTTGAgatgaaagaaagagagaactCAGAATATAATGCTTATGCTTAGGCAAGTGAAATGGGTGGAACGTCATAGAGTACACGCGGAAGTAGGCAAAACTGAATTAGTTTGCTTTATTCAACGACTACAAAGCTATGGGGGAACTTGGAATAATAAAATGAAACAGCAAAAAAGCCTTTTCTTGGATAATTATTGTTATTTGCAGTGACTCGGGGAGTAATGTTTGCGGTTCGGGAATTGTGCAGTTGTTATGTGTTacaattattttttgtatatttaatatattatCAATTGATAAGAATATGAAATATTAAAATTCATGGGACCTATGTCCCACGTCTCAGGGCCTCTACCTCCCCtgtaatacataaaatgtctcgCTTCACTCTCCCGCCTATTAAAACACATTCATGAATATATGTTGATAGTGTACATTGACAAGAAGGTTTCAACAGCCAAGCATTTACTAATAGTCTAATAAGGTACTCGATAATTGATTTCGAATGCGTTAAGTCTATCATACCTCGGGTTTTCTAATAAAATGCTTTGAGCAGCAGCCAATTAAAACGGCAAATGCTCCACGCGCAGCAATCTTTCTCTGTTTACAAGCATGATCAGCCTGCTCTAGCCTGATGATCGTTCTAATAAAATCTTCACGCTGATACTCTTTgactgaaaataaaataaaaagaccaatcaaagaaaagaaaacagatGACATACAGTAAGAGACTATGAACCAACAGAGGTTGAAAATTATTACTAAAGTAACTaccaaaaagatttaaaaaaatctgCCAAAGAAAAAGTGCAGAAAGTGAGAGTAGAAAGGCAACTACAAACATAATACAATAAATGGTGCAGTagaaacaaaataattaaagacTAGATCAGCTGCTCATTGAAATTCATTGAAGTAAAAAGTAAAACATTCAATAAATATAATGAAACTGGGACCCACCTCTCTTACTAGAACACATATCCTGGCCATTAGGGCTCAAATCCATATCAAGGATCTGTAGGAAGATGAACGGAATCGGTTAAAGTCAACAAATACCTATGAAGGTAGTATAAGTTCATATACCAGAAAAGAAGATCTCACCACAGCTTCAACATCAGAAAAGTAGGGAATGTCCTCATCACTCTCATAAAGAAACTCTTCCGAATCTGAAGAAGTATTGTTTGCACTTGCTTCAGGGATTGTTGTTTTTATGAGGGCAGTTTCAGCAAGTATAGGTTCATTCTTTTGAAGGATGGAAGTAGTGTCATGTTCCTTAGTGCAAATTGCATTCTTCTCCAAGCACATGGAGGCCTCAGTGTAAATCCGACTGAGGTTTTTATCCTGTTCATCCTTTGcgatattttctttaaaatctcCTTGACAGACATTTACTGCACTTAAATTTCCTGAAATGACTGGTCTTGGACAATCAGAAGTCGGCAGATTCCTCCGCACCACATGTTGGCTATTGTCATTGGGCACCTCATGCTGAACTTTGTGATCACGATTGAACTTTTCTACCTGTGATGGGGGTTCATTCATCTGATAAGAGTTACTGTATTCTGAATGACtattttgttcctttttcctGGAGGCTTTTTGATTATATGACAAATCTTTGGCAGACGAGGATAATGGATGATAAGTCTCATCATATTTCCAATGTGTCATTGACGGAAATGATGTTGACGGCATTAGAACAGGAAGAAAAACATCATCATTGCTAGGAACTTCTGGGTCCTCAGTGTTTAATGTGCAACAAATAACTCCACCACGCATTTCAGGAAAAGCTGGATTGACAGTTAATGCAGAGGATAGCATTTGAAAGTCTGAACTGGACACTTGAGGCTTATCATTGTAATGGTACACACTCTTATCACCAGATTCTCCCGGACACGCATCATCAAGAATAGTAAGCCGTTCATCTGGAGCATTTGAAGCCTCCGATACACCTATGTCAGACATGTCACCCACACCATCAGGACAATCCAAGAGAAGTGAGCTTAAGCCATCAAAATAAGACTTATCAATCGTTTCAATTCCATCAGGATCAATGAATAATAGCTCTTCCTCATCTGTAAAATTGAATAAAGATTCTGACAACTCAGCTAAGTAGTCATCGGTACTAGGTACTGAATTTTTCAGTTCATTACATGACATGTGGTGTCTCAAGTTGGAGTTTGAATTTACAACACCGCATTCTGATGCAGCCATTTTACTCGAATGGTCATCAATAGG from the Lycium ferocissimum isolate CSIRO_LF1 chromosome 11, AGI_CSIRO_Lferr_CH_V1, whole genome shotgun sequence genome contains:
- the LOC132037794 gene encoding uncharacterized protein LOC132037794 isoform X2 gives rise to the protein MEAGASLESLAKGAVQFSQRFSVQELQDRWHALLYDTVISAEASTLMIELDRSASTPKCNRFESAKESKNSVLLKRKTESIRSCYYAMRKRIRNDPFDSMDMNFLGGAGNNDEPQSMDCVFVDSIRDTFGDQQSNFDVTQNGISVHERHDSICASDCVTSSPGFSIGLRNHNGDVPLSSFNVTEDFPDALEESVALAENQSTVGELGELNELPVCGLFEAEDLEPNLPMRDQCDDNVINSSGFESQVLNSSVPDCDLSFHDLDYSPTPPEMPDWSTIGHISVPALPDFEEEHNIHNTFVVPIDDHSSKMAASECGVVNSNSNLRHHMSCNELKNSVPSTDDYLAELSESLFNFTDEEELLFIDPDGIETIDKSYFDGLSSLLLDCPDGVGDMSDIGVSEASNAPDERLTILDDACPGESGDKSVYHYNDKPQVSSSDFQMLSSALTVNPAFPEMRGGVICCTLNTEDPEVPSNDDVFLPVLMPSTSFPSMTHWKYDETYHPLSSSAKDLSYNQKASRKKEQNSHSEYSNSYQMNEPPSQVEKFNRDHKVQHEVPNDNSQHVVRRNLPTSDCPRPVISGNLSAVNVCQGDFKENIAKDEQDKNLSRIYTEASMCLEKNAICTKEHDTTSILQKNEPILAETALIKTTIPEASANNTSSDSEEFLYESDEDIPYFSDVEAVILDMDLSPNGQDMCSSKRVKEYQREDFIRTIIRLEQADHACKQRKIAARGAFAVLIGCCSKHFIRKPEVLLGRASEDVKVDIDLGREGRNNKISRRQAIIKMDMHGLFHLRNVGKYPIHVNGKEVLRKQSLTLTSGSFIEVRELTFTFEINQSQVKTYVEILKDSQSQGIKA
- the LOC132037794 gene encoding uncharacterized protein LOC132037794 isoform X1 gives rise to the protein MGALAPVSRWIPEDDLNLKNAIEAGASLESLAKGAVQFSQRFSVQELQDRWHALLYDTVISAEASTLMIELDRSASTPKCNRFESAKESKNSVLLKRKTESIRSCYYAMRKRIRNDPFDSMDMNFLGGAGNNDEPQSMDCVFVDSIRDTFGDQQSNFDVTQNGISVHERHDSICASDCVTSSPGFSIGLRNHNGDVPLSSFNVTEDFPDALEESVALAENQSTVGELGELNELPVCGLFEAEDLEPNLPMRDQCDDNVINSSGFESQVLNSSVPDCDLSFHDLDYSPTPPEMPDWSTIGHISVPALPDFEEEHNIHNTFVVPIDDHSSKMAASECGVVNSNSNLRHHMSCNELKNSVPSTDDYLAELSESLFNFTDEEELLFIDPDGIETIDKSYFDGLSSLLLDCPDGVGDMSDIGVSEASNAPDERLTILDDACPGESGDKSVYHYNDKPQVSSSDFQMLSSALTVNPAFPEMRGGVICCTLNTEDPEVPSNDDVFLPVLMPSTSFPSMTHWKYDETYHPLSSSAKDLSYNQKASRKKEQNSHSEYSNSYQMNEPPSQVEKFNRDHKVQHEVPNDNSQHVVRRNLPTSDCPRPVISGNLSAVNVCQGDFKENIAKDEQDKNLSRIYTEASMCLEKNAICTKEHDTTSILQKNEPILAETALIKTTIPEASANNTSSDSEEFLYESDEDIPYFSDVEAVILDMDLSPNGQDMCSSKRVKEYQREDFIRTIIRLEQADHACKQRKIAARGAFAVLIGCCSKHFIRKPEVLLGRASEDVKVDIDLGREGRNNKISRRQAIIKMDMHGLFHLRNVGKYPIHVNGKEVLRKQSLTLTSGSFIEVRELTFTFEINQSQVKTYVEILKDSQSQGIKA